Proteins encoded in a region of the Coffea eugenioides isolate CCC68of chromosome 4, Ceug_1.0, whole genome shotgun sequence genome:
- the LOC113769170 gene encoding uncharacterized protein LOC113769170, with protein sequence MFLLVSEFLGRGLQHLFEQNESRYYVSVGSRVPYLAFADDMLVLARCSEDCLDSRVAFFARYQAYFGQRINGGKSSFILSNRASEDTVALVREKLQFQQQMLPFVYLGAPISQGRVTCILLAKMQSRLSHWNSRLLLAGGKLVLLRHVLSSIPVYLLQVLQPPRAIFQRVGRICNAFLWDKADGLKGIHWTSWEKVCFPTSEEGLGVRSFGDMSAAFACKLWWQLRQNRSWWTDFMRVKWLLEVPLVEKVGVVDPPHMLVAEFFGERGWNTGLLQAWLPMGLVRQVQEVSLHPDQEDEMVWVGSSSGVFSIKDGWEALRQKRNLSMADRFIWNRVLLLKISFLVWKVLRNMVPVDVNLQQRGIKLASRCWCCSLHEESLTHLFLDGAVAEQHGTSQGLRGLRWSRRGLFVRWAVRWSSWGGQIYGPWCTSRVTRMIHGALFAAWRPQATRRLRISWKPPPQDVVKLNTDASVSGRRVSGGDLLRDHDGGLIFAFYKEFGDVDVLTAESLAILQGLLFCKRVRVQRLLVEVDSAGLAHLLGSGALAKWPLCNTLRQIRAMLQSFNTTARYIFREANATVDKLAIMEAQVDFFTMTFQQLPRDVRAVILLDSREVPFVRTQIVRE encoded by the exons AGAAGATTGTTTAGATTCACGGGTAGCGTTCTTTGCGCGTTATCAAGCTTATTTTGGGCAGAGAATAAATGGGGGTAAAAGCTCTTTTATTCTCTCTAACAGAGCGTCGGAGGATACGGTTGCCTTGGTGCGGGAGAAGTTGCAGTTCCAACAGCAAATGCTACCTTTCGTATATTTAGGAGCCCCTATATCCCAAGGCAGAGTGACATGCATACTTTTGGCAAAGATGCAAAGCCGTTTGTCTCATTGGAACTCCCGGTTGCTCTTGGCGGGGGGTAAGTTAGTCTTGCTCCGACATGTCCTCTCCTCCATTCCAGTGTATCTGTTGCAGGTCCTTCAACCTCCACGAGCGATTTTCCAGAGGGTGGGTAGAATATGCAATGCTTTCTTGTGGGATAAAGCGGATGGTTTGAAGGGTATCCATTGGACCTCATGGGAGAAGGTTTGCTTCCCAACATCAGAGGAGGGCTTAGGAGTGCGATCCTTCGGGGACATGAGTGCGGCCTTTGCATGCAAACTGTGGTGGCAGTTACGCCAGAATAGATCATGGTGGACGGATTTCATGCGTGTGAA GTGGCTCTTGGAGGTGCCCCTGGTTGAGAAAGTAGGTGTAGTTGACCCGCCGCACATGCTAGTAGCTGAGTTTTTTGGAGAGAGGGGATGGAACACTGGGTTGTTACAGGCCTGGTTACCGATGGGTTTGGTTCGCCAGGTCCAGGAGGTTTCCTTACATCCGGACCAGGAGGATGAAATGGTGTGGGTAGGGTCTTCATCGGGAGTTTTCTCAATCAAAGACGGGTGGGAGGCCCTACGGCAGAAAAGAAATCTCTCTATGGCTGATAGGTTCATATGGAATAGAGTCCTGTTGCTCAAAATCTCCTTCCTAGTGTGGAAAGTGCTGCGTAATATGGTTCCGGTGGATGTAAATTTGCAACAGCGGGGCATCAAGCTGGCGTCTCGGTGTTGGTGTTGCTCCTTGCATGAAGAGTCCTTGACTCACCTATTTCTCGACGGGGCAGTAGCGGAGCAG CACGGAACAAGTCAAGGTTTGAGGGGACTCAGATGGAGCCGCAGGGGGTTATTTGTGCGGTGGGCAGTGAGGTGGAGCAGTTGGGGAGGGCAAATTTATGGTCCTTGGTGCACTTCAAGGGTGACTCGAATGATCCATGGGGCGTTATTTGCTGCTTGGCGGCCACAGGCAACACGGCGGTTGCGGATTTCTTGGAAGCCACCGCCACAGGATGTCGTCAAGTTGAACACGGATGCCAGTGTTTCAGGTAGGAGGGTATCGGGAGGTGACTTGCTGCGGGACCATGATGGTGGCTTGATCTTTGCATTCTATAAGGAATTCGGGGATGTTGACGTGCTGACCGCCGAGAGTTTGGCCATACTGCAGGGTTTGCTCTTCTGCAAAAGGGTTCGGGTTCAGAGGCTATTAGTAGAGGTGGACTCGGCGGGGTTGGCCCACTTGCTGGGCTCAGGGGCCTTGGCAAAATGGCCGTTATGTAACACATTACGGCAGATTCGAGCCATGCTTCAGAGCTTCAATACCACTGCTAGATACATATTCAGAGAAGCGAACGCCACGGTGGATAAATTAGCAATAATGGAGGCTCAGGTTGACTTTTTTACCATGACCTTCCAGCAACTTCCGAGGGATGTTAGAGCTGTTATACTTCTAGATAGCAGGGAAGTTCCTTTTGTTCGAACACAAATTGTGAGAGAGTAG
- the LOC113768473 gene encoding rhomboid-like protein 14, mitochondrial, translating to MDRGGRIRRGRGGGMLAFLALHAVSEYCRLERKPPVTAGLVAANTLIYLRRPGFVDAMLPTLDQVWFNPDLILKHKDLKRLVLSAFYHIGEPHLVYNMLSLLWKGIQLENSMGSVEFASMVTALVVMSQGITLLLAKSLLVFFDYERPYYNEYAVGFSGVLFGMKVILNSQSDNYAYVHGLLVPARFAAWAELILIQMFVPGVSFLGHLGGILAGLLYLRLKASYSGPNPLTRLLKGLTSVVSWPLRFVQQLFRFQRRRVSGRGTVGGAPGRTAYVWRCRACTYDNSDWLNTCEMCGSSRDGDGLSSLELLGQTDELSLEELRRRRVQRFDR from the exons ATGGACAGAGGAGGAAGAATCCGTAGAGGTAGAGGTGGTGGGATGCTGGCGTTTCTGGCGCTCCACGCCGTGAGCGAGTATTGCAGGCTGGAGAGAAAACCCCCCGTCACTGCTGGACTTGTGGCCGCCAATACGCTTATTTACTTGAGGAGACCGGGTTTCGTCGATGCTATGCTGCCTACCCTCGACCAGGTCTGGTTCAATCCTGACCTTATTCTCAAG CACAAGGATCTCAAGCGCTTGGTGTTGTCGGCATTCTACCATATTGGTGAACCTCACCTCGTTTACAATATGCTTTCGCTTTTATGGAAAGGGATCCAGTTAGAAAATTCAATGGGAAGTGTTGAGTTTGCGTCCATGGTTACTGCATTAGTTGTAATGTCTCAGGGCATCACTCTATTACTAGCCAAATCTCTTTTGGTGTTCTTTGACTATGAGAGACCTTATTACAATGAGTATGCAGTGGGATTCTCTGGGGTGCTCTTCGGGATGAAAGTTATTTTAAATTCCCAGTCTGATAACTATGCATATGTGCATGGGCTTCTGGTGCCAGCGCGTTTTGCAGCATGGGCAGAATTGATTCTCATACAAATGTTTGTTCCTGGTGTCTCTTTTCTGGGCCACCTTGGTGGAATACTTGCTGGTCTTCTGTATTTGCGTTTAAAAGCTTCTTATTCAGGTCCGAATCCTTTGACAAGGCTTTTAAAAGGTCTTACCAGCGTAGTTAGTTGGCCTCTGAGGTTTGTGCAGCAGTTATTTAGGTTTCAGAGGAGACGAGTTTCAGGGAGAGGGACTGTTGGTGGGGCACCGGGAAGAACGGCTTATGTGTGGAGATGCAGAGCATGTACTTATGACAACTCAGATTGGTTAAATACTTGTGAAATGTGCGGTTCCAGTCGAGATGGTGATGGGTTGTCATCTCTTGAGTTATTAGGTCAGACTGATGAACTTTCTTTAGAGGAATTACGGCGTCGAAGAGTTCAAAGATTCGACAGATAA
- the LOC113769171 gene encoding putative disease resistance protein RGA3, translating into MAQRCRGLPLAASVLGGMLRNKGADEWQTLELGLRSLGRDENVDIAKIMKLSFDHLPNPSLKKCFAYCSIFPKDFQMERNRLIQLWAAEGFLHSNPGNNMCMEDVGNMHFTILLDSNLFQDAENDGYGNVLNCKMHDLVHDISISKFKTTSLKESNHDQTFPIRYLAMERSGGEARPFPLNENFKYITTLFLLENISTNDRLISFLACLRVLNLVSSDAKELPKSIEVGRQIGQLRSLKNLSGSFEIRNLELVRNKEEAKFANLIRKPNIDELRLLWNELDNPRENDSEYNQVLECLQPHRNLKGLIIERFFGDQLWTWIGKLEKLVKYELLNCKNCKELPTLGHMPFLRSLHLEGLDGITSIGPSFYSGSAVHGDSSNQRPLKLFPALEHLILKNMSSLSEWTKAVVHDRKMVVFPILETMEIDNCPQLDIVPNHFPRLKKLDFMRIGHGSTVLSYMCNRVSTLISLLIENVNELTELPDVLFETIQILQILCCAVVVI; encoded by the exons ATGGCACAAAGATGTCGAGGCTTACCATTGGCTGCAAGTGTTCTCGGTGGCATGTTGCGCAACAAGGGAGCAGATGAGTGGCAAACTTTAGAGCTAGGGCTTCGAAGTTTAGGCAGAGATGAAAATGTTGATATTGCTAAAATTATGAAATTAAGCTTTGATCATCTTCCAAATCCATCTCTTAAAAAATGTTTTGCGTATTGTTCAATTTTTCCGAAGGATTTTCAAATGGAAAGGAATCGGCTAATCCAACTTTGGGCGGCAGAAGGATTTCTTCATTCAAATCCAGGAAACAATATGTGCATGGAGGATGTTGGTAATATGCATTTTACCATTTTGTTGGATAGTAACTTGTTTCAAGATGCAGAGAATGATGGTTATGGGAATGTTTTGAATTGCAAAATGCATGATCTTGTGCATGATATCTCCATTTCCAAATTTAAAACCACAAGTTTGAAAGAATCAAACCATGACCAGACTTTTCCCATTCGGTATCTTGCAATGGAGAGAAGTGGTGGAGAAGCAAGACCATTTCCATTGAACGAGAatttcaagtacataacaacattatttttattggaaaataTATCAACTAATGATCGTTTGATCTCATTTTTGGCTTGTTTGCGAGTGCTAAACTTAGTTTCATCAGATGCCAAGGAGCTTCCTAAATCAATTG AGGTAGGGCGACAAATTGGACAATTGAGAAGTTTAAAGAATCTCAGTGGAAGCTTTGAGATACGGAATCTTGAATTGGTGAGAAATAAGGAAGAAGCCAAGTTTGCAAATCTGATCAGGAAGCCAAACATTGATGAGTTGAGATTATTATGGAATGAATTAGATAATCCGAGAGAGAATGACAGCGAATACAATCAAGTGTTGGAATGCTTGCAACCCCACCGAAATTTGAAAGGTTTGATAATTGAAAGATTTTTTGGTGATCAACTATGGACATGGATTGGAAAACttgagaaattggtgaagtaTGAATTGCTAAATTGCAAAAACTGCAAAGAATTACCAACTCTTGGACACATGCCCTTCCTTAGATCTCTTCACTTGGAAGGACTTGATGGCATAACAAGCATAGGGCCATCTTTTTATAGCGGATCAGCCGTGCATGGTGACAGTAGCAATCAAAGACCTCTAAAATTATTTCCAGCACTGGAACATCTCATTCTAAAGAATATGTCAAGTTTGAGTGAATGGACAAAAGCAGTAGTTCATGACAGAAAAATGGTGGTTTTTCCTATCCTTGAGACAATGGAGATTGATAATTGTCCCCAATTAGACATTGTTCCAAATCATTTTCCACGTCTTAAGAAATTAGACTTCATGCGCATTGGCCATGGATCAACAGTACTGTCATATATGTGCAACAGAGTCAGCACTCTCATTAGTCTTTTGATTGAGAATGTAAATGAACTCACTGAGCTACCAGATGTGTTATTCGAAACAATTCAAATCTTGCAGATCTTGTGTTGCGCGGTTGTGGTGATTTGA
- the LOC113769172 gene encoding disease resistance protein RGA2-like codes for MAKKIQQININLKRINEGARNFSLLSQTGARDAPALSPPSGGGLMKNRETDSVTVDTSFVGKDDDVSAIITQLIATRNNETILTIFVLPIVCMGGIRKTTLARKVFNDPRIEKHFEKSLQLKGLDVESREAKVKQLKQLLNGKKYLLVLDDVWNEESTPWN; via the exons atggccaaaaaaattCAGCAAATCAATATCAATTTGAAAAGAATCAATGAAGGAGCAAGGAACTTTAGCCTCCTGTCACAAACTGGAGCCAGAGATGCACCCGCTCTTTCTCCTCCTAGTGGAGGGGGACTTATGAAGAATAGAGAAACTGACTCTGTTACTGTTGATACGAGTTTTGTTGGAAAAGATGATGATGTTTCAGCAATAATAACACAATTGATTGCCACGAGGAATAATGAAACTATCTTAACTATCTTTGTTCTTCCCATAGTATGCATGGGCGGGATTAGGAAGACCACATTGGCTCGAAAAGTTTTCAACGATCCAAGGATTGAAAAGCATTTTGAAA AATCATTACAACTCAAAGGGCTTGATGTTGAGAGTAGGGAAGCCAAAGTGAAGCAGCTTAAGCAATTATTGAATGGTAAAAAGTATCTCCTGGTCTTGGATGATGTGTGGAATGAGGAGTCCACACCGTGGAATTAG